From Natranaeroarchaeum aerophilus, one genomic window encodes:
- a CDS encoding HalOD1 output domain-containing protein produces MTDTHSPQNEFDHESAVRYELDADTETSTAVIEAVAETAGCDPLDLEPLGTYVNPDALDALSTGSQGKLDATVSFLFGDHYVVVRSDGIILVHAD; encoded by the coding sequence ATGACAGACACACACTCCCCACAAAACGAGTTCGACCACGAGTCAGCAGTTCGGTACGAACTGGACGCCGACACGGAAACAAGCACCGCGGTGATCGAAGCCGTCGCCGAGACCGCCGGCTGTGATCCGCTCGATCTGGAGCCGCTCGGAACGTACGTAAACCCCGACGCGCTCGATGCGCTATCCACTGGCTCTCAGGGGAAACTGGATGCCACCGTCTCGTTCCTCTTCGGAGATCACTACGTCGTCGTCCGGAGCGACGGCATCATTCTCGTTCACGCAGACTGA
- a CDS encoding DUF7344 domain-containing protein, with translation MTSSNMSATATEEPNLSSEPPAEGETEPGDGEVEDEPSQLPLDIVFEILKNRRRRRVLHHLKEQEDNSIDLGSLAEHVAALENDKSVAALTSGERKRVYVGLYQCHLPKMNDADVVDFDRNRGTIELGETADQLDEYLGVDTEAERPWPQYYLGITLVGAGLFLIGQAGFYPADWLSSAVVLVMVAALAGCAVAHARTQRD, from the coding sequence ATGACAAGCAGTAATATGAGTGCGACGGCAACGGAGGAACCGAATCTGTCATCGGAACCACCGGCCGAGGGGGAGACAGAACCCGGGGACGGGGAGGTAGAAGACGAACCATCCCAGCTACCACTCGATATCGTTTTCGAGATACTGAAAAACAGACGGCGGCGACGTGTTTTGCACCACCTCAAAGAACAGGAGGACAACTCGATCGATCTCGGCAGCCTCGCCGAGCACGTCGCGGCACTGGAAAACGACAAATCCGTTGCGGCACTGACATCGGGGGAACGAAAACGCGTCTACGTCGGTCTGTATCAGTGTCATCTCCCGAAGATGAACGACGCTGATGTTGTCGATTTCGACCGCAATCGCGGGACGATCGAACTCGGCGAGACCGCCGATCAGCTAGACGAGTATCTCGGGGTCGATACCGAAGCGGAGCGGCCGTGGCCACAGTACTATCTCGGGATTACACTGGTCGGTGCTGGACTGTTCCTGATCGGCCAGGCAGGGTTTTATCCGGCCGACTGGCTCAGCTCCGCTGTCGTCCTCGTGATGGTCGCCGCGCTCGCGGGGTGTGCGGTGGCTCACGCCAGGACACAGCGGGACTGA
- the glmS gene encoding glutamine--fructose-6-phosphate transaminase (isomerizing), with amino-acid sequence MCGITARVGRGDALEELLTGLTNLEYRGYDSAGIALKNGSGLDVHKHEGKIARLESQVREVRPAGEIGIGHTRWSTHGPPTDANAHPHTDCTDSIAVVHNGIIENYDELKADLIDRGHEFESETDTEVIPHLLEEEIAAGHSMQDAFRRVTAQLDGSYAIAAVSAETDVVYATRRGSPLILGLGETTQYLASDVPAFLEFTDQVIYLEDGDVVTLTRDGYEITDTDGYPVSREVRTIDWVPEDAEKGRYDHFMRKEISEQPTSLGQTLEGRIVEDPDGDGSTRRVNLEEFPPGAFADVSGIQFVACGTSYHAALYGQAMLARRGIRSQTFRAGEYAMLPAPVDEDTLVIGVTQSGETADTLESLRRASEGGARTLALTNVVGSTAARECDDAMFIRAGPEIGVAATKTFSSQVASLALLAERLCEDRTGQPSAYADELLDGLSALPGLVERVLDDTRAKDVTDRYRGMDSYFFIGRGIAHPVAMEGALKFKEITYEHAEGFAAGELKHGPLALVTPRTPVFAVFTGRYTDKMLSNVEEVQARGAPVIGIVSEENSRVIETVDDAITIPKCHPDIAGLLANVQLQLVAYHVADYLGRPIDKPRNLAKSVTVE; translated from the coding sequence ATGTGTGGCATCACCGCGCGCGTCGGCCGCGGGGACGCGCTCGAGGAACTCCTGACCGGCCTCACGAACCTCGAATACCGCGGCTACGACTCGGCCGGGATCGCCCTCAAGAACGGTAGCGGTCTCGACGTTCACAAGCACGAGGGGAAGATCGCCCGGCTCGAATCACAGGTTCGAGAGGTTCGTCCCGCTGGCGAGATCGGGATCGGCCACACTCGCTGGAGCACCCACGGGCCGCCGACCGACGCGAACGCACACCCCCATACCGACTGCACCGACTCCATCGCGGTCGTCCACAACGGCATCATCGAGAACTACGACGAGCTCAAAGCCGATCTGATCGACCGCGGCCACGAGTTCGAAAGCGAGACGGATACCGAGGTGATCCCGCATTTGCTCGAAGAGGAGATTGCGGCAGGCCACTCGATGCAGGACGCCTTCCGGCGTGTCACGGCCCAGCTCGACGGTAGCTACGCGATCGCGGCCGTCTCGGCGGAAACGGATGTCGTCTACGCGACCCGGCGCGGCTCGCCGCTGATCCTCGGCCTCGGCGAGACGACGCAGTACCTCGCGAGTGACGTCCCGGCGTTCCTGGAGTTCACGGATCAGGTTATCTACCTCGAAGACGGGGACGTCGTTACCCTTACTCGGGACGGCTACGAGATCACCGACACCGACGGCTATCCGGTCTCCAGAGAGGTCCGAACCATCGACTGGGTGCCCGAAGACGCCGAGAAGGGTCGCTATGATCACTTCATGCGCAAGGAGATCAGCGAACAGCCCACCTCGCTGGGCCAGACACTCGAAGGGCGCATCGTCGAGGATCCGGACGGGGACGGCTCGACCCGACGCGTCAATCTGGAGGAGTTTCCGCCCGGGGCGTTCGCGGACGTTTCCGGGATTCAGTTCGTCGCCTGTGGAACGAGCTACCACGCCGCGCTGTACGGGCAGGCGATGCTCGCGCGGCGTGGTATCCGCTCGCAGACGTTCCGCGCGGGCGAGTACGCGATGCTCCCTGCTCCGGTCGATGAGGACACCCTCGTGATCGGCGTCACGCAGAGTGGGGAGACGGCAGACACGCTGGAATCGCTCCGCCGTGCATCCGAGGGCGGTGCCCGCACGCTTGCGCTGACGAACGTTGTCGGGTCGACGGCTGCCCGCGAGTGTGACGATGCGATGTTTATCCGGGCTGGCCCCGAGATCGGTGTCGCCGCGACCAAGACGTTCTCCTCGCAGGTCGCGTCGCTGGCGCTGCTGGCCGAGCGCCTCTGTGAGGACCGAACCGGACAGCCCTCGGCGTACGCCGACGAACTCCTGGACGGTCTCTCCGCGTTGCCCGGACTGGTCGAGCGCGTCCTCGACGACACGCGGGCGAAAGACGTGACCGACCGGTACCGTGGGATGGACTCGTACTTTTTCATCGGCCGGGGGATCGCTCACCCGGTGGCGATGGAGGGGGCGCTCAAGTTCAAGGAGATCACCTACGAGCACGCCGAAGGGTTCGCGGCCGGGGAGCTCAAACACGGCCCGCTCGCGCTCGTCACGCCGCGGACGCCTGTCTTTGCCGTCTTCACCGGGCGATACACCGACAAGATGCTCAGCAACGTCGAAGAAGTGCAGGCCCGCGGCGCGCCGGTGATCGGCATCGTGAGCGAGGAGAACAGCCGGGTGATCGAGACGGTCGATGATGCCATCACGATCCCGAAGTGTCACCCCGACATAGCGGGACTGCTGGCGAACGTCCAGCTCCAGCTGGTGGCGTATCACGTTGCCGACTATCTGGGTCGCCCGATCGACAAACCGCGCAACCTCGCCAAGAGCGTCACGGTGGAGTAG
- a CDS encoding DUF354 domain-containing protein, producing MNSDALAPESDGGPLDVVITIQHPAHVHFFRNAIDILEDRGHDIHVFAREKDIALDLLDIYGIEHEVLAGAASHLLGKATVQLAYEWRLFRRARTIDPDVMVAIGEPGVVHVAALLGCRSVVFTDTEHVTYLKRFVYPMADQVCSPECYRDHIGDNHIKYPGYHELAYLHPDRFTPDPEPVREMGIDPGDRLVVLRLVSWEATHDIGDSGIDDVTDVVDRLEAAGATVVITAEGELPAELAPYEITAPPERIHDLLYYADLFVGESATMATESAVLGTPAVLVTTIQGMGNVRELREEYELVYSYADGSRHADAVECAVEILESESDGRWEERRQRLLSEKIDTTTFLTTLIEDGQVGAAVFENPPPMDL from the coding sequence ATGAACAGCGACGCCCTTGCCCCGGAGTCGGATGGCGGCCCCCTCGATGTCGTGATCACGATCCAGCATCCGGCCCACGTCCACTTCTTCCGGAACGCCATCGATATTCTCGAAGACCGGGGCCACGATATCCATGTCTTCGCCCGGGAGAAGGACATCGCTCTGGACCTGCTCGATATCTACGGGATCGAACACGAGGTGCTCGCCGGTGCGGCGAGTCATCTGCTGGGGAAAGCGACAGTCCAGTTGGCCTACGAGTGGCGGCTGTTCCGTCGGGCTCGCACTATCGACCCGGACGTCATGGTGGCGATCGGTGAGCCGGGTGTCGTCCACGTCGCGGCGCTACTGGGGTGTCGGAGCGTCGTCTTCACCGACACCGAACACGTCACCTACCTGAAACGGTTCGTCTATCCGATGGCCGATCAGGTCTGTAGCCCGGAATGCTACCGTGATCACATCGGGGACAATCACATCAAATACCCCGGCTACCACGAACTCGCCTACCTCCATCCGGATCGGTTCACGCCCGATCCCGAACCGGTACGGGAAATGGGGATCGATCCCGGGGACAGGCTGGTCGTTCTCCGGCTCGTTTCGTGGGAAGCCACGCACGATATCGGCGACTCGGGGATCGACGACGTCACTGACGTGGTCGACCGCCTCGAGGCCGCCGGCGCTACAGTTGTGATCACCGCCGAAGGAGAGCTCCCTGCCGAACTCGCACCGTACGAGATCACGGCCCCGCCCGAGCGGATCCACGACCTGTTGTACTACGCCGATCTCTTCGTCGGCGAAAGCGCGACGATGGCGACCGAAAGCGCCGTCCTCGGCACGCCTGCGGTTCTCGTCACGACGATCCAGGGGATGGGGAACGTACGGGAACTTCGCGAGGAGTACGAACTCGTTTACAGCTACGCCGATGGGAGCCGACACGCCGACGCGGTCGAGTGCGCTGTCGAGATCCTGGAGTCGGAGTCCGACGGACGCTGGGAGGAACGGCGTCAGCGATTGCTCTCGGAGAAGATCGATACGACGACGTTTCTCACAACGCTCATCGAGGACGGGCAGGTCGGCGCAGCGGTCTTCGAGAATCCACCGCCAATGGATCTCTGA
- a CDS encoding alkaline phosphatase family protein, whose product MQPTKAFVLGLDGVPWNLVERWAEDGELEHFATLFEEGASGPLESTTPPQTALAWPSIATGVRADTHGIYDFQTLQDNYTHRMATSADRGGTALWEYLSPAMVGNVPMTYPASEFDGKMVTGMMTPEQNDGFTHPPELRDEIRRSIPEYEIGLKWTEYADEPAALVEDLQANVENRRELMRMLMNTDDWRLFFFVYTAPDRLQHLNWDEDVILEHYRYLDDILGEVIAYTERQNANLFVVSDHGFGPISRVAYPNRLLEREGYLARASDDSGRGVLERLGVTKASVERVLDGVGINQTKLVEVLPDEFTDAVARQVPGDHPLYDVDFDATTAFFHGTSHLYVNRADRFERGTVHPNDVETVKRQLRETFESAVDPETGDRLFDLVDGEDLFPRDDRSPDFIVKGREGYLIQSALSDRLVTETGAMEATHDYEGIFFAGGPSIAANTRVDDATVYDVAPTLLHSIGEPIPEQIDGRVLEEILTIDSPPERQVLEPSTERPSSETDDDFQDVEDRLRGLGYIE is encoded by the coding sequence ATGCAGCCTACCAAAGCGTTTGTGCTGGGACTCGACGGTGTTCCGTGGAACCTCGTCGAACGATGGGCGGAGGATGGAGAGCTCGAACACTTCGCAACGCTGTTCGAAGAGGGCGCATCGGGGCCGCTGGAGAGTACAACCCCGCCGCAGACTGCGCTGGCCTGGCCGTCGATTGCAACCGGCGTTCGGGCGGACACACACGGGATATACGACTTTCAGACACTGCAGGACAACTACACACATCGGATGGCGACGAGTGCCGACCGGGGCGGGACAGCACTCTGGGAGTACCTCTCGCCAGCGATGGTGGGGAACGTCCCGATGACGTATCCCGCCAGCGAGTTCGACGGCAAGATGGTAACCGGGATGATGACGCCGGAGCAAAACGACGGGTTCACACATCCACCGGAGTTACGGGACGAGATCCGGCGCTCGATTCCGGAGTACGAGATCGGCCTCAAGTGGACCGAGTACGCGGACGAACCGGCAGCACTCGTCGAGGACCTGCAGGCGAACGTCGAGAACCGCCGCGAACTCATGCGAATGCTGATGAACACCGACGACTGGCGGCTGTTCTTTTTTGTGTACACCGCGCCGGATCGGCTCCAGCACCTCAACTGGGACGAGGACGTCATCCTCGAACACTACCGATATCTCGACGACATCCTGGGCGAGGTAATCGCCTACACCGAGCGCCAGAACGCGAACCTCTTTGTCGTCTCCGATCACGGCTTCGGACCGATCTCGCGGGTCGCGTACCCGAACAGACTGCTAGAACGCGAGGGATACCTCGCCCGGGCGAGCGACGACAGCGGGCGGGGAGTGCTGGAGCGACTCGGGGTTACGAAGGCATCAGTCGAGCGCGTTCTCGACGGGGTCGGTATCAACCAGACCAAACTCGTCGAGGTGCTACCCGATGAGTTCACCGACGCCGTCGCCAGACAGGTCCCGGGCGATCACCCACTGTACGACGTCGATTTCGACGCCACGACCGCCTTCTTCCACGGCACCAGTCACCTGTACGTGAACAGGGCGGATCGGTTCGAGCGCGGAACAGTTCACCCGAACGACGTCGAGACGGTCAAACGCCAGTTACGGGAGACGTTCGAATCAGCTGTGGATCCGGAGACGGGTGATCGGCTGTTCGATCTGGTCGACGGCGAAGATCTGTTCCCACGGGACGACCGTTCGCCGGATTTTATCGTGAAGGGTCGCGAGGGCTATCTCATCCAGTCCGCACTGAGCGACAGGCTCGTCACCGAGACCGGAGCGATGGAAGCGACACACGATTACGAGGGGATCTTCTTCGCGGGGGGGCCGTCGATCGCGGCGAACACCCGAGTCGACGACGCGACCGTCTACGACGTGGCACCCACGCTCCTGCACAGTATCGGAGAACCGATCCCCGAGCAGATCGACGGCAGGGTGCTCGAAGAGATACTGACGATCGACTCGCCCCCGGAGCGGCAGGTTCTCGAACCGTCCACTGAGCGACCGAGTTCGGAGACTGATGACGATTTCCAGGACGTCGAGGACAGGCTCCGTGGCCTCGGCTACATCGAGTGA
- a CDS encoding GNAT family N-acetyltransferase gives MSIEIERFDSDSRGRWNGLVERSPHSTPFHRYEALEVLAEDSSTELHPLVGFKGQEPVGILPVFGLSRGPISTAFSPPPDLKVSYLGPALLNFEKLKRRKGEQRHEGFIAACVEYLDAEWNPNFTQLRTGPWYEDPRPFGWNEFDVDIAYTYVVDLTPDPETLLKSFSSDARRNATNEVDADVEITIGSRRALTRIITQVTERHARQGESYKLAPETVAKLYERLGAERVRPYVCTVDGAFVGGVVTIEDDRTIYRWQGGAKPETDVPINDRLDWHIMTDAMDRGVDRYDLVGANNQRLCGYKAKFAPDLYTYYSIHHNTPGMGLVSRLYKQLR, from the coding sequence ATGAGTATCGAGATCGAGCGCTTCGATAGCGATAGTCGTGGGCGATGGAACGGGCTGGTCGAGCGCTCGCCACACAGCACTCCGTTCCACCGGTACGAGGCCCTGGAGGTGCTCGCCGAGGACTCCAGCACCGAGCTACACCCGCTGGTCGGGTTCAAGGGTCAGGAGCCGGTCGGCATACTTCCGGTGTTCGGGCTTTCACGGGGGCCGATCAGCACGGCGTTCTCGCCGCCGCCCGATCTGAAAGTTAGCTACCTCGGCCCGGCCTTGCTCAACTTCGAGAAGCTCAAGCGGCGCAAGGGGGAGCAACGGCACGAAGGGTTCATCGCGGCCTGCGTGGAGTACCTCGACGCGGAGTGGAATCCGAACTTCACACAGCTACGAACCGGGCCATGGTACGAGGATCCGCGGCCGTTCGGCTGGAACGAGTTCGACGTCGATATCGCCTACACCTACGTGGTCGATCTCACTCCAGACCCGGAGACGCTGTTGAAATCGTTCAGCAGCGATGCCCGGAGAAACGCGACCAACGAGGTCGACGCCGACGTGGAGATAACGATCGGTAGTCGGCGAGCTCTCACGCGAATCATCACACAGGTGACCGAGCGTCACGCCCGTCAGGGTGAGAGTTACAAGCTGGCGCCAGAAACCGTTGCCAAGCTGTACGAACGGCTCGGCGCAGAACGGGTGCGGCCATACGTCTGCACGGTCGACGGTGCGTTCGTCGGCGGCGTCGTGACTATCGAAGACGACAGGACGATCTACCGGTGGCAGGGTGGCGCGAAACCGGAAACTGACGTCCCGATCAACGATCGGCTGGACTGGCATATCATGACCGATGCGATGGACCGTGGGGTGGATCGGTACGACCTCGTGGGCGCGAACAACCAGCGCCTCTGTGGCTACAAGGCGAAGTTCGCACCCGACCTCTATACCTACTACAGCATCCATCACAATACGCCAGGCATGGGGCTGGTTTCGCGGCTATACAAGCAGCTCCGGTGA
- a CDS encoding alkaline phosphatase family protein, with the protein MQTLLVGIDAACKRVLDPLFEAGATPTLESLFESGVSGTLESQIPPWTPSAWPGVYTGVNPGQHGAFSFLTFEGYDWDVINRTDVDELAIWELLDRQGFSSVVVNVPVTGPADEIDGAIVPGYTAPEDPRCHPQGLLDDIREEIGEYRIYGEIPARKTPSEAKIEEYCSLTRSRGEAFRYLADRFDPDFGFLQFQQTDTVFHEYPDHWNVVERIYETVDEQVRATIDEHDPDTVIVVSDHGIGEYEGYEFRVNEFLADEGFVERTAGESGMPSWSSIAESELLEGKSGKSDERSILERSLSAAASVGLTSQRIAAALDRVGLKETVAKRVPGDIARAAAEQVDFESSTAYMRSRIELGVRINLVGREPSGIVEPGEYETVRTRLIDALEGAKTPNGDPVFESVVRRESLYHGKHVENAPDIVTIPAEFDHFLTASLRGDQFGPPQEPWNHKIDGSFAVSGTAIEAPGTATAHLFDIAPTVLATLDVPASDRMDGSAMPCVEPAGRKAYPEYHRDGKTRTDDAKVEQQLADLGYIE; encoded by the coding sequence ATGCAAACACTGCTTGTCGGTATCGACGCAGCCTGCAAGCGGGTACTGGACCCGCTGTTCGAGGCTGGGGCGACACCGACGCTCGAATCGCTATTCGAGTCGGGCGTCTCCGGTACCCTCGAATCACAGATCCCGCCGTGGACACCGAGTGCCTGGCCCGGCGTCTACACCGGCGTCAACCCGGGTCAACACGGGGCTTTTAGCTTTCTCACGTTCGAGGGCTACGACTGGGACGTTATCAACCGGACCGACGTGGACGAGCTAGCCATCTGGGAGTTGCTGGATCGGCAGGGGTTCTCAAGCGTTGTGGTCAACGTTCCGGTTACCGGTCCGGCGGACGAGATCGACGGTGCAATCGTCCCCGGCTACACCGCTCCCGAAGATCCACGCTGTCACCCCCAGGGCCTGCTAGACGACATCCGTGAGGAGATCGGCGAGTACAGGATCTACGGGGAGATCCCGGCCAGAAAGACCCCATCAGAGGCAAAGATCGAGGAGTACTGTTCGTTGACTCGAAGCCGCGGTGAGGCATTTCGCTACCTCGCCGACCGGTTCGACCCCGACTTTGGCTTCCTGCAATTCCAGCAGACCGATACCGTATTTCACGAGTACCCCGACCACTGGAACGTCGTCGAGCGGATCTATGAAACCGTCGACGAGCAGGTGCGAGCGACGATCGACGAGCACGACCCCGACACCGTAATCGTCGTCAGCGACCACGGGATCGGCGAGTACGAGGGCTACGAGTTCCGGGTCAACGAGTTTCTCGCCGACGAGGGGTTCGTCGAACGCACGGCCGGGGAAAGCGGAATGCCCTCGTGGTCCTCGATCGCGGAGTCGGAGCTTCTGGAGGGAAAATCGGGGAAAAGTGACGAACGATCGATCCTCGAGCGGTCGCTGTCAGCAGCCGCGAGCGTCGGACTGACGAGCCAGCGGATCGCGGCGGCGCTCGACCGTGTCGGACTAAAAGAGACCGTCGCAAAACGCGTCCCCGGCGACATCGCGCGTGCAGCGGCCGAACAGGTCGATTTCGAGTCGTCAACGGCGTATATGCGATCCCGGATCGAGCTCGGCGTCCGGATCAACCTCGTCGGACGGGAACCATCTGGGATCGTCGAACCCGGCGAGTACGAGACCGTCCGGACGAGACTCATCGACGCGCTGGAAGGCGCCAAAACACCCAACGGGGATCCGGTGTTCGAGTCGGTCGTCCGCCGCGAGTCGCTCTATCATGGCAAGCACGTTGAGAACGCGCCGGACATCGTGACGATTCCAGCGGAGTTCGATCACTTCCTGACCGCGTCCCTTCGCGGCGACCAGTTTGGCCCTCCACAGGAGCCATGGAATCACAAGATAGATGGGAGCTTCGCGGTATCCGGCACGGCGATAGAAGCGCCCGGAACCGCGACTGCCCACCTGTTCGACATTGCACCGACGGTCCTTGCAACGCTGGATGTCCCGGCCAGCGACCGGATGGACGGCTCCGCAATGCCCTGTGTCGAACCGGCCGGTCGGAAGGCGTATCCAGAGTACCATCGAGACGGGAAGACTCGAACGGATGACGCCAAGGTCGAACAGCAACTCGCCGATCTGGGGTATATCGAATGA
- a CDS encoding flippase → MSLSQRISRGLKATLLSRIVRSVANAAMIIVLARYLLGPDGYGLLYFALSVIGVIAIFASAGLPKSTARYVNTYLEDDPSQIPLILRQSATYILVLSGIVGVGLFIGNDWLATILNEPALAPFLLVGIAYVLFRAFNQYCILAFQGFNRVDWSAVMGIIESVARLVCVITLVVLGYGVIGAFTGYILGYVASVAFGVVGLYVFFYSQFDGAPQLEPGLSRRILEYSIPLTATRGANVLDKRVDTVLVGVLLSATAVSFYTIARQVAEFAAIPVRSLGFTISPALGEQKFADEPDVAARIYEESFRHVSMLYIPGVVGLVLVADPLIRYVVGAEYLGAVPVLQVLSLFVLVNAINLITTDSLDYLGRARIRAIAKGVTAIANFFLNLLLLPLIGVVGAALATVITFTMYTAINVYVIHRELGLDFVSLGRSAVVVTGISLVMGTVVLLSLPYVSGLLTLAVTIAAGVAIWAILSVAVGLIDPDEAVAFLAERN, encoded by the coding sequence ATGTCCCTTTCACAACGCATCTCCCGTGGTCTGAAAGCCACGCTGCTCTCACGAATCGTTCGGTCAGTCGCCAACGCCGCGATGATTATCGTCCTCGCGCGCTACTTGCTCGGCCCTGATGGGTACGGGCTGTTGTACTTCGCGCTATCTGTCATCGGCGTCATCGCGATCTTCGCCTCGGCCGGACTCCCGAAGTCGACGGCGCGCTACGTCAACACGTATCTCGAAGACGATCCCTCGCAGATCCCGCTGATACTCCGACAGTCGGCGACGTATATTCTCGTGCTCTCCGGAATAGTCGGGGTAGGCCTGTTCATCGGGAACGACTGGCTTGCGACGATCCTCAACGAACCTGCGCTGGCTCCGTTCCTGCTCGTCGGGATCGCCTACGTACTCTTTCGGGCATTCAACCAGTACTGTATACTCGCGTTTCAGGGATTCAACCGCGTCGACTGGAGCGCAGTGATGGGAATCATCGAGAGCGTCGCCCGGCTGGTGTGTGTCATTACGCTGGTCGTCCTCGGGTACGGCGTGATCGGTGCGTTTACGGGATATATACTCGGCTACGTTGCGTCCGTGGCGTTCGGAGTCGTCGGACTGTACGTCTTCTTTTACAGCCAGTTCGACGGGGCACCACAGCTCGAGCCTGGGCTTTCACGCCGGATACTGGAATACAGCATTCCGTTGACCGCCACCCGCGGTGCGAACGTCCTCGACAAGCGTGTCGATACTGTACTCGTCGGCGTACTCCTGAGCGCGACCGCGGTGAGCTTCTACACGATCGCGAGGCAGGTCGCCGAGTTCGCGGCGATTCCGGTCCGATCGCTCGGCTTTACCATCTCGCCGGCGCTTGGCGAACAGAAGTTCGCCGACGAGCCGGACGTCGCGGCCCGGATCTACGAGGAGTCCTTTCGGCACGTCTCCATGCTGTACATCCCCGGTGTGGTCGGGCTGGTACTGGTTGCGGACCCGCTGATCCGGTACGTCGTTGGTGCGGAGTATCTCGGGGCAGTTCCAGTCCTGCAGGTCCTCAGCCTCTTCGTCCTCGTGAACGCGATCAACCTCATCACGACGGACAGCCTCGACTATCTGGGGCGGGCGCGGATCCGTGCCATCGCGAAAGGCGTTACCGCCATTGCGAACTTCTTTTTGAACCTGCTGTTGCTCCCCCTGATCGGCGTTGTCGGGGCGGCGCTCGCGACGGTGATCACCTTCACGATGTACACGGCGATCAACGTGTACGTAATCCATCGTGAACTGGGCCTCGATTTCGTCTCGCTCGGCAGGAGCGCCGTCGTCGTAACCGGCATCTCACTGGTCATGGGAACGGTCGTCTTGCTTTCGCTCCCGTACGTTTCGGGATTGCTCACTCTCGCCGTCACGATCGCAGCTGGCGTGGCTATCTGGGCGATTCTCTCCGTTGCTGTCGGCCTGATCGATCCCGACGAGGCCGTCGCGTTTCTGGCAGAACGGAACTGA
- a CDS encoding acyltransferase produces MTGTQYGPGVDVQPNVTIGTPGEEGDPPAIGADATIRSGTIIYSDVQIGDRFQTGHNAVVRERTAIGDDVTVGTNAVIDGKTTIGSSVSLQTGVYVPPYTDIGDQVFLGPHAVCTNDPYPVRRDDGLVGPTLEDHVSVGANAVLLPGVTIGEGSFVAAGAVVTEDVPPETLAVGAPAVHRELPEPLDGGNLI; encoded by the coding sequence ATGACCGGCACACAGTACGGCCCGGGTGTCGACGTTCAGCCCAACGTCACGATCGGGACACCCGGCGAGGAGGGCGACCCACCCGCTATCGGTGCTGACGCGACGATCCGATCCGGGACGATCATCTACTCGGACGTCCAGATCGGCGACCGGTTCCAGACCGGTCACAACGCAGTCGTGAGAGAGCGAACGGCAATCGGCGACGACGTGACAGTCGGCACGAACGCCGTAATCGACGGGAAAACGACGATCGGCTCCTCGGTCAGCCTGCAAACTGGGGTCTACGTCCCGCCGTACACTGATATCGGCGATCAGGTATTTCTCGGTCCCCACGCCGTCTGTACGAACGATCCGTACCCGGTTCGGCGTGACGACGGGCTTGTTGGGCCGACGCTCGAAGATCACGTCTCGGTCGGTGCGAACGCCGTGCTGCTCCCCGGCGTCACGATCGGCGAGGGCTCCTTTGTCGCCGCGGGTGCGGTCGTCACGGAGGATGTCCCGCCCGAGACGCTGGCGGTGGGTGCGCCCGCCGTTCACAGAGAGCTACCGGAGCCGCTCGACGGAGGGAATCTGATCTAA